A section of the Rossellomorea marisflavi genome encodes:
- the murQ gene encoding N-acetylmuramic acid 6-phosphate etherase yields the protein MQDNVYELGTEKVNPDTLKIDTASTGEVLRMMNDEDHKVAEAVKKVLPVVEKVVDKVVASISSGGRLIYMGAGTSGRLGVLDAVECPPTFSVGSDVVVGLIAGGERAFVKAVEGAEDNEELGASDLAALQLSPEDTVVGIAASGRTPYVIGGLRYAREVGAVTVALSCNEGARISEEAEHKIEVNVGPEALTGSTRLKAGTAQKLVLNMISTASMIKLGKAYGNLMVDVNISNYKLERRAVGIIRDITGTDEDTALKTLKLAHNEVKASIVMIKLGCGYDEAKDRLRDANGYVRVAIEE from the coding sequence ATGCAGGATAATGTGTATGAACTGGGAACCGAGAAGGTCAATCCGGATACGTTAAAGATCGATACCGCAAGTACCGGTGAGGTGTTGCGGATGATGAATGATGAAGATCATAAAGTGGCAGAAGCCGTTAAAAAAGTCCTTCCTGTCGTAGAAAAAGTCGTGGATAAAGTGGTGGCATCTATCTCTTCAGGAGGTAGGCTCATCTATATGGGGGCAGGCACAAGTGGCAGGCTCGGCGTCCTTGATGCGGTGGAGTGCCCACCGACCTTCAGCGTGGGGAGCGATGTGGTCGTCGGCTTGATCGCCGGTGGTGAACGGGCATTCGTCAAAGCCGTAGAAGGAGCGGAAGATAATGAAGAGCTCGGGGCATCAGACCTTGCCGCGCTTCAGCTTTCTCCTGAAGATACGGTCGTGGGGATTGCGGCAAGCGGGCGGACGCCGTATGTCATCGGGGGGCTGCGGTACGCGAGGGAAGTCGGGGCTGTCACTGTCGCACTCTCCTGCAATGAAGGGGCAAGAATATCTGAGGAAGCCGAGCATAAAATTGAAGTGAATGTAGGTCCCGAAGCACTGACGGGTTCAACAAGGCTCAAAGCAGGGACGGCTCAGAAGCTCGTGCTCAACATGATCTCCACTGCCTCCATGATCAAACTTGGAAAAGCCTACGGCAACCTCATGGTCGATGTGAATATCAGCAACTATAAGCTGGAACGAAGGGCCGTCGGCATCATCCGTGATATCACGGGGACCGACGAAGATACGGCGCTGAAGACGTTGAAGCTTGCTCATAATGAGGTCAAGGCCTCGATCGTCATGATCAAGCTCGGCTGCGGGTATGACGAAGCGAAGGACCGGCTGCGGGATGCCAACGGGTACGTTCGGGTGGCTATTGAAGAATAG